A segment of the Takifugu flavidus isolate HTHZ2018 chromosome 7, ASM371156v2, whole genome shotgun sequence genome:
ATCagctttaaattacatttattcCTCATGAACAAATGTTATTGCAGCTAAGGTTGCTGCACTTGAGTGTTCTGAAGGGTTAAATCTGAACCAGAACCATCTGATGGCaccaacaggtgtgtgtgtgcgtgtgtgtgtgtgtgtgtgtgtgtgtgtgtgtgtgtgtgtgagagagagagagagagagagagagagagagagagagagagagagagagaggagagagagagagagagagagagagagacctccCCTCTCTGGAGAAGGTTTGTTCATGAGTTCATCACTGGACAAACTGCTGAATCTCCATGAAGAACCGCGGATGATGTCGCCCATCGGCCGACCCGATGTCATGGCAACAGGGAGCAGCGTTGGGCAGTTGATGACCGACCAGCATCTTCATGGTGGAAGGTTAAACTGTCGCTGGTGCCAGAACACGGCGCCCAGCTTCCATTCAGATCTGTGATGTCAGTCAATAGTTCTGatgctcactcacacacactctctcacacacacacacacacacacacacacacacacaccctctctggaccccctctgtcacTACTGGAATCATCTCATTGATTATTATCAGGATTTTCCCAGgaagaggccacgccccctgtgACCTCATTAACCTCCTGTAATGTGTTATAAGGGCGAAACTCCACCTAATTTAGGACGAACAGGATCCATGAAAAAtctggttctgctctgttttgtGTCTCATCCTGACTGGTTCTAATCTGGTTTGGGTCTGGTCCTGGTTTTGGTTCTGATCTGACTCACCTGCCAACACAGATGCAGTTGTGAtacgagggggaggagccagacGTGCAGATCAATACATGATGGGAGGGTGGCTAAAGGAGACTTTAGTTTATTTACACgagtttatttacatttgtttcaaacaaacacaccagatgtttgtgatgatgatgaaatatCCAAATACAACAACCATGTGACAGAACACGCTCCATCAATGTTACACATGTGAATATCACATGAGCGGCTCCTGAGGCTGCCTGCTGGTCCACGATGgttccagcaggtccagccAGGCCAGGTCCTGGAGCAGagaccccccctcctgctcctccgggGCTCCATCCGAGTCTGCGTCTCCACAACTGTCCCAGCTGGAGCTCAGAGCGCCGCCGTCCTGCGGGGGACCCGTCCCGGGGTTCTGGTCCGTCACCAGCCGGTCCAGGAAGCCGATGTAGTTCAGCGCACGCCGCAGGATCTCGTTCTTGCTGAGTTTGACGTCGGGGGGGTGAGTGGGGATGAGGCGCCGCAGCTCAGCGAAGGCGCCGTTGACGTTCTGCTGCCGCCAACGTTCCCGACTGTTGCTGGAGCACCGCTGGAGGACCCGGGCCCGGCAGGAACCTGAGCgccacacagacaggaagttacACCACCCGCTACTGGTGCCGTGCTGCCAGTCCCAGAACTTTGATCATAAACAAGTGACGATTGCAGGAACTTCTTGTGAAAGAGTGGAATATTAAAAAGGTGATCAACTTTTCTGAAAGTCCAAAACCCTGATAAACATCTGAACGAGCAGAACTTTTTAAAGAGAATTTCAGTCTTCTTACCGACTCTTTCCTCCATTTCATGCTGACTCGTTCTGGACTTCATCATCAACCGGATCAGAACCGATTCGACCCGTGAAAGCGGTGCTGCTCCTGGTGGATCCCACCTGATCTGACGCGTCCTCTCTTTCCTCGTGCAGTGACGTTCCGAACGGCTTCAGACCTGACCAGCACCTCGCTGCCTCCCTTTATACCCCCGCCTCGAGGCCCCATAGGCGTCGTTACCATGGAGATCCCTTCAACCACGCCAGGCCATAAACACGCGGTTCCCAGGAAGTAACCCCCGGGGGACCTgcagccccgcccccgcccACAGGAGTCGTGCCTTCCGGCCTCTCGCTCGTCAcgacctgcagctccagacaacCAGTCCGGAACACAGACTGGACCTAATGCACACCTGTCTGCACCTGAGACGCGTTCACGCGCTCTGCGTGCCTCTGCCCCAATGTACTGTTCTAAGAATTTGACATGACGATGGATCAATCAGCTTTTATTAGTTTGAAAAAATACAATTCCTATTCCAAAAGAATCCAATTATCCGGTGTGacgtcgccccctgctggcgacCAGAAGCTCTGCACGTAAAACGCACCACGAaaacttcattttattttgtatgaAGAAGACAAATGAATCTGTAAAAATCTGTAAAGAATTATAAAAAAAGATCATAGGTGTTTTCTGAACTTATTAGGTCAATAAAATCACCATCTTCCTGAGGCATGAGGGCAACAGAACAGTCTGAAATCTTGGATCGATAATAGTTAAACAGATTTTTACTGGTGACTTGATCAAACAGACTCATAAACATCCCTCCTTCCCTGTCATTATGGTCTGTTTGTGCAGACAAAAGGAGGACTGAGCTCATCAGGAAACCAGATCAATGAATTCCTCAACATGAATCTCACCAATGGAACTAAAGATCAGCGTCTGGAACCAACTGGACATATGGAGCAAAATGAGGGAAAAATGCTGGACTGTAATTTGTTCAACATTATTCTTGGCAGTAAAAGCATTTTCAAAGGTCTTAATCTGGATTTTCAGAGTTTCAGAGGTGTTTTAGAGCATCACCCTGCTCATCTagtcacattttaaatgatttgtaacatttataaaaaacaaagaggtgacacaaatgcaataaaaggaAAGCTTTCACTCCGAAGGAGCACCGAGTTCCTGacagtgtctctgtgtgtccaccCAGGACCCGATGACAGACCTGGGAGTTCCTGCAGCAGACGTGCAGGTGTCTGTGGCTCACAAACGTGTCTGTGGCTCCCAAACGTGTCTGTGGCTCCCAAACCTACTCGCTCTAATGGGGGTTTGGCCGGGGTGACAGGGGCCGGCCGCCACCTCCAGGTCAACGTTTGTGGGAGGACGTCGAGCTGCTGCTCAAACGAGATGATCAGAAGGATATATCAGTTGTTCATCCAAACCCTGCAGTTGGAgttaagcccctcccaccagcAGACTAATgttcctctgattggctgagagctCAGGCGCTGGATGGCAGAGGAGGAGCCACAGGCGCCATCAGGAGGCCAGAAAGATGAGCGCCGTGGCGATGAGCAGCGAGAGGCGGGGCAGAGCGGGGCCGCCGCTGCCGGAGGTGTCGTCAGTCAGGAACGGCTCCGGCGACTCGTACAGCGAATCGTCTGAGGGGGAAACGTACGGAAACGTAAACGTGACGGCGCGACCGTGGCAACCgcgctggtcatgtgaccacgcGGCAGCAGCAGGTTCAGAGGAAACAGACACTCACTGGTCGGTCGCACGTAGATTTTGAGTCGCAGACACGGTTTTCCCGCCAAGTTTGGATGAGGAGACGCTGTGGGGGGAAGGCAGAGGCGTTGTCATGGTAACGGCGTGACGGACATCAATAACGGATCGGCAAGTACTCACAGATGTAGTAATACTCGTGTCCGGGCCGGAACTCGAAGCCCAGACTGAACGGCGTGAACAGCTGGAACTTCTCTGAGAACCGGAGCGGCCCGCCGGCGCTCTGGGGCCGGTTACACTCCCACCGCTTGAAGCCCCGCCTCCTGTGATCGCAGGTGGTGTAGCCATCGTAGTTCACCATGTACAACACGTAGtgctccatgacaacagcaggctccgccccctcataGTGTGGACAGTAGATGTCCAGGTAGTCGTTGATGGAAACCTCCACAGTGTAATCGCCACGGAAAAACCTGAGGACAGgacatgatgtcacttcctgaaaCTGCTGCGTGAGCGTCCCGCCTCAGCTCCGGCGCCTCAGCTGCTGACCATCGACGCGCTGATGATGCAACTGTCACCTGGctgagccacaggtgaggtgATGAACTCGCAGTGGGAGGGACGACATCGATCCGCCATCAGTGGCGGATCATTGGTGCTGATGTGAGACCAGAGAAGCAGCACAAGCCCTCTTACTCCTGTTGGCATGGCAACAGGGATGGGACAATCACAGCAGCAGTCAAGTGAAGGGGAAGGGGGTCATGTGGTCAgcggcagggggcggggccagggaACATGTTTATGTCTTATCCCAtgtgtcccacacacacacacacacacacacacacacacacacgggaaagGGGTGATAACCTTCACTGTCCTCACATGTCAGTCActctgtccgtgtgtgtgcgcgcgtgtgtgtgtgtgcgtgtgtgtgtgtgtgtgacatctcTTCTTTTGTGAACACGATAAAAATGAAGACCATGAAGATGACGAAGATGATTTTCTTCATCTTAAAGTCcgacctgcagctctgatgacGCTCACGCCGTCGACCAGCCTTCCCAGCCGAGGCCGCCGGCTGTCAATCACCAGAAAAGGtcttggccccgccccctgtggCAGCTGCCGTGATCTCGTCTTTGTGTTGAAGGTTCGAGGCTCCACATTTCCATAATCCGTCTTCAGACAGACGCTGTTCAAGCTCCACATAATCCCATtaaccctgcagctgctgccaggacAACGGCgccgccatcagcaggagctcaGGTGGAGAAGAACGGCCAAGAAAAGACACAATTGGGGgttctgagaggaggaggagggggaggagggggaggagggggaggaggaggagggagaggaggaggaggaggagggggcgagggggaggaggagggggaggaggaggagggggaggaggaggggagggggaggaggaggagggggggaggaggaggaggagggagaggaggaggggggggaggaggaggaggagggagaggaggaggaggagggtgctttgcatccacctcctcctcccacagatgatgaagaaagCCAGGATGGTGACAAAAGTAGGTCAGAATAAAATcctgttccagcagcttctgaccATCAGAATCCTGCAGAACTTCTCATCTGGACCTgggaagtgtgtgagtgtgtgtgagtgtgtgtgagtgtgagtgaggtgtgtgagtgtgagtgagtgtgtgtgagcgtgtggtgagtgtgtgtgagtgagtgtgagtgagtggtgtgagtgtgagtggtgtgtgtgtgtggtgtgtgtgtgtggtgtgtgtgtggtgag
Coding sequences within it:
- the LOC130528317 gene encoding T-cell acute lymphocytic leukemia protein 1-like → MMKSRTSQHEMEERVGSCRARVLQRCSSNSRERWRQQNVNGAFAELRRLIPTHPPDVKLSKNEILRRALNYIGFLDRLVTDQNPGTGPPQDGGALSSSWDSCGDADSDGAPEEQEGGSLLQDLAWLDLLEPSWTSRQPQEPLM
- the LOC130528315 gene encoding ephrin-A2-like, producing the protein MVNTAGTRSAPVLGPAHMEPRGRPPPLLLLGLLLPLCSAAADERFGSDRHAVHWNSSNPRFFRGDYTVEVSINDYLDIYCPHYEGAEPAVVMEHYVLYMVNYDGYTTCDHRRRGFKRWECNRPQSAGGPLRFSEKFQLFTPFSLGFEFRPGHEYYYISSPHPNLAGKPCLRLKIYVRPTNDSLYESPEPFLTDDTSGSGGPALPRLSLLIATALIFLAS